CCCGCCCACGGCTTCGGAATTTCTGCCGACGCTGTCAGTAGCGAGTGCTACTCGGCGGCGTTGCTCGAGAACGGGTTGCCCGCGGACGGCGCGGGCGCACTGTGTCCGGCGCCCGAGGATTCATCAGCGAGCGGGTTGTCCGACCGGCGGGACTTACCTTCGAAGTAGGCGCCTTGCTCGATCGCCAGACTCTGGTGATAGATGTCGCCCTCGACATGGGACTGGGACTGAAGACTGACGCGCAGTCCCCGGATGGATCCCAGAACCTTCCCGCGGATGACGACGTCTTCGGCGATGACGGAGCCGTCGACCTGGGCCTTGTCGCCTAGGAGGAGGGAGCCGCAGTGCACGTCGCCCTTAATCTGACCGTCGACCTGAATCTCGCCTTTCGACG
This genomic window from Methyloceanibacter caenitepidi contains:
- a CDS encoding bactofilin family protein, which encodes MGKMIPSIIGEDLTIEGNVSSKGEIQVDGQIKGDVHCGSLLLGDKAQVDGSVIAEDVVIRGKVLGSIRGLRVSLQSQSHVEGDIYHQSLAIEQGAYFEGKSRRSDNPLADESSGAGHSAPAPSAGNPFSSNAAE